The following coding sequences lie in one Mercenaria mercenaria strain notata chromosome 5, MADL_Memer_1, whole genome shotgun sequence genomic window:
- the LOC128556868 gene encoding uncharacterized protein LOC128556868: MTFHWLHQYLSLIYTIIWSHLMSLTMQRHYHKLEGYTMQPDGYVLDVTCVDYSNGYIALKSHVKPRTCDKDPVSKLSFYSSWIIVKNDERSTSCVLSAYCSCRGGMDGCCRHVTAMLFDFTQDFSKKSCTSGPCQWIRRASEAAKLSQPIPATDLNTS; encoded by the exons ATGACATTTCATTGGCTTCATCAATATCTATCTTTGATATATACAATTATCTGGTCTCATTTGATGAGTTTGACCATGCAAAGACATTATCACAAGCTTGAGGGATATACTATGCAACCAGACGGATACGTGCTGGATGTCACATGTGTTGATTACAGTAATGGCTATATTGCTTTAAAGAGCCACGTTAAACCCCGGACATGTGACAAAGATCCTGTATCAAAGTTGTCATTCTATAGCTCTTGGATAATAGtcaaaaatgatgaaagatcCACTTCCTGTGTACTATCAGCCTATTGTTCATGTAGAGGAGG TATGGATGGATGTTGTCGGCATGTAACTGCAATGTTAtttgattttacacaagacttcAGTAAAAAGAGTTGCACATCAGGCCCCTGCCAGTGGATTCGCCGTGCAAGTGAAGCAGCAAAGTTATCACAGCCAATCCCAGCAACAGATCTTAACACTTCTTGA